The following proteins are co-located in the Lepisosteus oculatus isolate fLepOcu1 chromosome 9, fLepOcu1.hap2, whole genome shotgun sequence genome:
- the spag9b gene encoding C-Jun-amino-terminal kinase-interacting protein 4 isoform X9: MSPGCMLLFVFGFVGGAVVINSAILVSLSVLLLVHYSVSTGLPALTQTLPRIIRKERPVSLGIFPLSGADPLLTADTRQGGAETPGTENWRFNDLSHPRSNTSLKDELSDVSQAGSRSVTPVSTAASDVAMPSVDTPLKEETEGLNKNLNTSTRKPESSKNIEVQVAPGTRSVSIGLADNEEKSEVQAIIESTPELDMDLSGYKGASTPTKGIENKAFDRNTESLFEELSSAGSGLIGDVDEGADLLGMGREVENLILENTQLLETKNALNVVKNDLIAKVDELSCEKEVLQGELEAVKQAKTKLEEKNKELEEELKKVRAEVEEAKQKSKEEDDSDVPTAQRKRFTRVEMARVLMERNQYKERLMELQEAVRWTEMIRASRESPAYSEKKKSSIWQFFSRLFNPSSNTTKKPEPPVNVKYNAPTSHITPTVKKRSSTLSQLPSDKSKAFDFLNEEIDSGNLASRREQKRAQYRQVKDHVQKDDGRIQACGWSLPQKYKVANGGQAESRMKNLPVPVFLRPLDEKDASMKLWCAAGVNLSGGKTRDGGSIVGASVFYNDVASSEAERQRQRKGSQSSLDRLEQELKEQEKELRQHEELSSLVWICTSTHSTTKVMVIDANQPGNILENFFVCNSHVLCIASVPGARETDYPAGEEVPQEAEGGAADNASLTASVASSGSAGSDSMLGGITVVGCTTEGTATIPQTESTPVSASPIPDVQTGETGAENSAVEGGVPTAEEATEATEASAGSGDDGADISQPGIYTEHVFTDPLGVQNSAESTPVYPQRESDLFKDGVTSLPEEQDLMREEAQKMSSVLPTMWLGAQNGCLYVHSSVAQWRKCLHSIKLKDSILSIVHVKGRVLVALADGTLAIFHRGVDGQWDLTNYHLLDLGRPHHSIRCMSVVHDKVWCGYRNKIYVVQPKAMKIEKSFDAHPRKESQVRQLAWVGDGIWVSIRLDSTLRLFHAHTFQHLQDVDIEPYVSKMLGTGKLGFSFVRITALMVSCNRLWVGTGNGVIISIPLIETNKVATGTAKGPGSVIRVYGDENSDKVTPGTYIPYCSMAHAQLCFHGHRDAVKFFAAVPGQVICSSASSGSDTLTDKPGSSAPEPSSQDKLVKSVLVLSGGEGYIDFRMGDEGSAAEESDTTLQLQPFLAKAERSHLIVWQVMLSEE, from the exons GATGAACTGTCCGACGTCAGCCAGGCGGGCTCCAGGTCGGTCACTCCTGTGTCCACTGCGGCTTCAGACGTGGCCATGCCCTCTGTGGACACGCCCTTGAAGGAAGAGACGGAAGGGTTAAACAAAAACCTGAACACCAGCACTCGAAAACCCGAGAGCAGTAAGAATATTGAGGTGCAGGTAGCCCCAGGAACCAGGTCTGTTTCTATAG gtcTGGCTGACAATGAGGAGAAGTCGGAAGTGCAGGCCATCATTGAGTCTACCCCAGAGCTGGACATGGACCTCAGTGGCTACAAAGGTGCCAG CACTCCAACCAAAGGCATTGAAAACAAGGCGTTTGACCGGAACACAGAATCTCTGTTTGAGGAGCTGTCCTCTGCTGGATCGGGACTCATCGGGGATGTGGACGAAGGAGCTGACTTGCTGG GTATGGGCCGTGAAGTAGAAAACCTCATCCTTGAAAACACACAGCTCCTGGAGACAAA GAATGCTCTGAACGTGGTGAAGAATGACCTGATCGCCAAAGTGGATGAGCTGTCGTGCGAGAAGGAGGTGTTGCAGGGGGAGCTGGAGGCCGTCAAGCAAGCCAAAACCAAACTGGAGGAGAAGAACAAGGAGCTGGAGGAAGAGCTGAAGAA GGTGCGTGCTGAAGTGGAAGAAGCAAAGCAGAAATCTAAGGAGGAGGATGAT AGCGATGTCCCCACAGCCCAGAGGAAGCGGTTCACACGTGTCGAGATGGCCCGGGTTCTGATGGAGAGGAACCAGTACAAAGAGAGGCTCATGGAGCTCCAGGAGGCCGTGCGGTGGACTGAGATGATCCg AGCTTCAAGAGAGAGCCCAGCTTattctgaaaagaagaaatCCAGTATCTGGCAATT TTTTAGCCGGCTCTTCAACCCCTCGAGCAACACCACCAAGAAACCTGAGCCACCAGTTAACGTCAAATACAACGCACCCACCTCACACATCACCCCCACTGTCAAGAAAAGAAGCAGCACTTTATCTCAGCTACCAAGCGACAAATCAAAAGCGTTTGACTTTCTCAATGAGGA GATTGACTCGGGTAATCTGGCCTCACGCAGAGAGCAGAAGAGGGCGCAGTACAGGCAGGTGAAGGACCATGTACAAAAGGATGATGGTAGGATCCAGGCCTGCGGTTGGAGTCTTCCCCAGAAGTACAAG GTGGCGAATGGCGGGCAGGCAGAAAGCAGGATGAAGAATTTGCCTGTGCCTGTGTTCCTTAGACCTTTGGATGAGAAAGATGCTTCTATGAAG CTGTGGTGTGCTGCAGGCGTGAACTTATCCGGAGGAAAGACCCGCGATGGCGGCTCCATTGTCGGGGCCAGCGTCTTCTACAACGACGTCGCGAGTTCGGAGGCggagaggcagaggcagaggaAAGGATCGCAGAGCAGTCTGGACAGGCTGGAGCAGGAGCTCAAG GAGCAGGAGAAAGAGCTACGACAACACGAGGAGCTGTCCAGCCTGGTGTGGATCTGCACCAGCACTCACTCCACCACCAAAGTCATGGTCATCGATGCCAACCAGCCTGGCAATATTCTGGAGAACTTCTTTGTGTGCAATTCCCACGTCCTGTGCATCGCGAGCGTGCCAG GTGCCAGAGAGACTGACTACCCAGCCGGGGAAGAGGTTCCCCAGGAGGCAGAGGGTGGGGCAGCGGACAACGCCTCCCTGACAGCCAGCGTGGCCAGCAGCGGCTCTGCGGGCAGCGACAGCATGCTGGGGGGAATCACTGTAGTCGGCTGTACTACCGAGGGGACAGCCACCATCCCACAGACTGAGAGCACCCCTGTGTCTGCCTCCCCCATCCCAGACGTCCAGACAG GAGAGACGGGTGCTGAGAACAGCGCAGTGGAAGGAGGGGTGCCCACGGCAGAGGAGGCCACAGAAGCGACCGAAGCCAGCGCGGGCTCAGGGGATGACGGAGCAGACATCAGCCAGCCAGGAATCTACACGGAGCACGTCTTCACAGACCCTCTGGGAGTGCAGAACTCTGCCGAAAGCACCCCCGTCTATCCGCAAAG GGAGTCTGACTTATTCAAGGATGGCGTGACGTCTCTGCCGGAAGAGCAGGATCTCATGAGAGAGGAGGCACAGaagatgagcagtgtcctgcccACCATGTGGCTTGGAGCTCAGAATGGCTG CTTGTACGTCCACTCTTCAGTGGCTCAGTGGAGGAAGTGTCTCCATTCAATAAAATTGAAGGACTCTATTCTCAGCATTGT ACATGTCAAAGGAAGGGTATTAGTTGCACTGGCTGATGGGACGTTGGCCATCTTTCACCGAGGTGTAG ATGGGCAGTGGGACCTAACAAACTATCACCTTTTGGACCTGGGGCGACCCCATCACTCCATTCGCTGCATGTCGGTGGTGCATGACAAGGTGTGGTGTGGCTACCGAAATAAAATCTACGTGGTTCAGCCCAAAGCCATGAAAATAGAG AAATCCTTCGATGCTCATCCTCGAAAGGAGAGCCAGGTGAGACAGCTGGCGTGGGTGGGCGATGGTATTTGGGTGTCAATTCGCCTGGATTCCACCCTGCGGCTCTTCCATGCTCACACCTTCCAGCACTTACAGGACGTCGATATCGAGCCCTATGTCAGCAAAATGCTGG GCACTGGCAAACTAGGCTTTTCTTTTGTAAGGATTACAGCCTTAATGGTGTCTTGTAATCGTCTCTGGGTTGGAACTGGAAACGGAGTTATTATTTCCATTCCTTTGATTGAAA ctaATAAAGTTGCCACAGGAACTGCGAAAGGTCCAGGCAGTGTAATTCGGGTGTATGGGGATGAgaacagtgacaaagtgactCCAGGTACATACATACCCTACTGCTCCATGGCCCATGCACAGCTCTGCTTCCACGGGCACCGAGACGCAGTGAAGTTTTTTGCTGCAGTTCCAG GCCAGGTGATTTGCTCTTCAGCCAGCTCTGGAAGTGACACTCTTACTGACAAACCAGGTTCTTCTGCCCCAGAGCCGTCCAGCCAGGACAAGCTTGTCAAGTCTGTCCTAGTGCTCAGTGGAGGAGAGGGCTACATTGATTTCAGAATGG GTGACGAAGGATCCGCTGCAGAGGAATCCGACACCACACTGCAGCTCCAGCCCTTTCTGGCCAAAGCAGAACGAAGCCATCTGATCGTGTGGCAGGTCATGCTGAGCGAAGAGTGA
- the spag9b gene encoding C-Jun-amino-terminal kinase-interacting protein 4 isoform X6 produces MSPGCMLLFVFGFVGGAVVINSAILVSLSVLLLVHYSVSTGLPALTQTLPRIIRKERPVSLGIFPLSGADPLLTADTRQGGAETPGTENWRFNDLSHPRSNTSLKDELSDVSQAGSRSVTPVSTAASDVAMPSVDTPLKEETEGLNKNLNTSTRKPESSKNIEVQVAPGTRSVSIGLADNEEKSEVQAIIESTPELDMDLSGYKGASTPTKGIENKAFDRNTESLFEELSSAGSGLIGDVDEGADLLGMGREVENLILENTQLLETKNALNVVKNDLIAKVDELSCEKEVLQGELEAVKQAKTKLEEKNKELEEELKKVRAEVEEAKQKSKEEDDSDVPTAQRKRFTRVEMARVLMERNQYKERLMELQEAVRWTEMIRASRESPAYSEKKKSSIWQFFSRLFNPSSNTTKKPEPPVNVKYNAPTSHITPTVKKRSSTLSQLPSDKSKAFDFLNEEIDSGNLASRREQKRAQYRQVKDHVQKDDGRIQACGWSLPQKYKVANGGQAESRMKNLPVPVFLRPLDEKDASMKLWCAAGVNLSGGKTRDGGSIVGASVFYNDVASSEAERQRQRKGSQSSLDRLEQELKEQEKELRQHEELSSLVWICTSTHSTTKVMVIDANQPGNILENFFVCNSHVLCIASVPGARETDYPAGEEVPQEAEGGAADNASLTASVASSGSAGSDSMLGGITVVGCTTEGTATIPQTESTPVSASPIPDVQTGETGAENSAVEGGVPTAEEATEATEASAGSGDDGADISQPGIYTEHVFTDPLGVQNSAESTPVYPQRESDLFKDGVTSLPEEQDLMREEAQKMSSVLPTMWLGAQNGCLYVHSSVAQWRKCLHSIKLKDSILSIVHVKGRVLVALADGTLAIFHRGVDGQWDLTNYHLLDLGRPHHSIRCMSVVHDKVWCGYRNKIYVVQPKAMKIEKSFDAHPRKESQVRQLAWVGDGIWVSIRLDSTLRLFHAHTFQHLQDVDIEPYVSKMLGTGKLGFSFVRITALMVSCNRLWVGTGNGVIISIPLIETVNLHQGRLLGLRANKVATGTAKGPGSVIRVYGDENSDKVTPGTYIPYCSMAHAQLCFHGHRDAVKFFAAVPGQVICSSASSGSDTLTDKPGSSAPEPSSQDKLVKSVLVLSGGEGYIDFRMGDEGSAAEESDTTLQLQPFLAKAERSHLIVWQVMLSEE; encoded by the exons GATGAACTGTCCGACGTCAGCCAGGCGGGCTCCAGGTCGGTCACTCCTGTGTCCACTGCGGCTTCAGACGTGGCCATGCCCTCTGTGGACACGCCCTTGAAGGAAGAGACGGAAGGGTTAAACAAAAACCTGAACACCAGCACTCGAAAACCCGAGAGCAGTAAGAATATTGAGGTGCAGGTAGCCCCAGGAACCAGGTCTGTTTCTATAG gtcTGGCTGACAATGAGGAGAAGTCGGAAGTGCAGGCCATCATTGAGTCTACCCCAGAGCTGGACATGGACCTCAGTGGCTACAAAGGTGCCAG CACTCCAACCAAAGGCATTGAAAACAAGGCGTTTGACCGGAACACAGAATCTCTGTTTGAGGAGCTGTCCTCTGCTGGATCGGGACTCATCGGGGATGTGGACGAAGGAGCTGACTTGCTGG GTATGGGCCGTGAAGTAGAAAACCTCATCCTTGAAAACACACAGCTCCTGGAGACAAA GAATGCTCTGAACGTGGTGAAGAATGACCTGATCGCCAAAGTGGATGAGCTGTCGTGCGAGAAGGAGGTGTTGCAGGGGGAGCTGGAGGCCGTCAAGCAAGCCAAAACCAAACTGGAGGAGAAGAACAAGGAGCTGGAGGAAGAGCTGAAGAA GGTGCGTGCTGAAGTGGAAGAAGCAAAGCAGAAATCTAAGGAGGAGGATGAT AGCGATGTCCCCACAGCCCAGAGGAAGCGGTTCACACGTGTCGAGATGGCCCGGGTTCTGATGGAGAGGAACCAGTACAAAGAGAGGCTCATGGAGCTCCAGGAGGCCGTGCGGTGGACTGAGATGATCCg AGCTTCAAGAGAGAGCCCAGCTTattctgaaaagaagaaatCCAGTATCTGGCAATT TTTTAGCCGGCTCTTCAACCCCTCGAGCAACACCACCAAGAAACCTGAGCCACCAGTTAACGTCAAATACAACGCACCCACCTCACACATCACCCCCACTGTCAAGAAAAGAAGCAGCACTTTATCTCAGCTACCAAGCGACAAATCAAAAGCGTTTGACTTTCTCAATGAGGA GATTGACTCGGGTAATCTGGCCTCACGCAGAGAGCAGAAGAGGGCGCAGTACAGGCAGGTGAAGGACCATGTACAAAAGGATGATGGTAGGATCCAGGCCTGCGGTTGGAGTCTTCCCCAGAAGTACAAG GTGGCGAATGGCGGGCAGGCAGAAAGCAGGATGAAGAATTTGCCTGTGCCTGTGTTCCTTAGACCTTTGGATGAGAAAGATGCTTCTATGAAG CTGTGGTGTGCTGCAGGCGTGAACTTATCCGGAGGAAAGACCCGCGATGGCGGCTCCATTGTCGGGGCCAGCGTCTTCTACAACGACGTCGCGAGTTCGGAGGCggagaggcagaggcagaggaAAGGATCGCAGAGCAGTCTGGACAGGCTGGAGCAGGAGCTCAAG GAGCAGGAGAAAGAGCTACGACAACACGAGGAGCTGTCCAGCCTGGTGTGGATCTGCACCAGCACTCACTCCACCACCAAAGTCATGGTCATCGATGCCAACCAGCCTGGCAATATTCTGGAGAACTTCTTTGTGTGCAATTCCCACGTCCTGTGCATCGCGAGCGTGCCAG GTGCCAGAGAGACTGACTACCCAGCCGGGGAAGAGGTTCCCCAGGAGGCAGAGGGTGGGGCAGCGGACAACGCCTCCCTGACAGCCAGCGTGGCCAGCAGCGGCTCTGCGGGCAGCGACAGCATGCTGGGGGGAATCACTGTAGTCGGCTGTACTACCGAGGGGACAGCCACCATCCCACAGACTGAGAGCACCCCTGTGTCTGCCTCCCCCATCCCAGACGTCCAGACAG GAGAGACGGGTGCTGAGAACAGCGCAGTGGAAGGAGGGGTGCCCACGGCAGAGGAGGCCACAGAAGCGACCGAAGCCAGCGCGGGCTCAGGGGATGACGGAGCAGACATCAGCCAGCCAGGAATCTACACGGAGCACGTCTTCACAGACCCTCTGGGAGTGCAGAACTCTGCCGAAAGCACCCCCGTCTATCCGCAAAG GGAGTCTGACTTATTCAAGGATGGCGTGACGTCTCTGCCGGAAGAGCAGGATCTCATGAGAGAGGAGGCACAGaagatgagcagtgtcctgcccACCATGTGGCTTGGAGCTCAGAATGGCTG CTTGTACGTCCACTCTTCAGTGGCTCAGTGGAGGAAGTGTCTCCATTCAATAAAATTGAAGGACTCTATTCTCAGCATTGT ACATGTCAAAGGAAGGGTATTAGTTGCACTGGCTGATGGGACGTTGGCCATCTTTCACCGAGGTGTAG ATGGGCAGTGGGACCTAACAAACTATCACCTTTTGGACCTGGGGCGACCCCATCACTCCATTCGCTGCATGTCGGTGGTGCATGACAAGGTGTGGTGTGGCTACCGAAATAAAATCTACGTGGTTCAGCCCAAAGCCATGAAAATAGAG AAATCCTTCGATGCTCATCCTCGAAAGGAGAGCCAGGTGAGACAGCTGGCGTGGGTGGGCGATGGTATTTGGGTGTCAATTCGCCTGGATTCCACCCTGCGGCTCTTCCATGCTCACACCTTCCAGCACTTACAGGACGTCGATATCGAGCCCTATGTCAGCAAAATGCTGG GCACTGGCAAACTAGGCTTTTCTTTTGTAAGGATTACAGCCTTAATGGTGTCTTGTAATCGTCTCTGGGTTGGAACTGGAAACGGAGTTATTATTTCCATTCCTTTGATTGAAA CCGTTAACCTTCACCAGGGACGTTTACTGGGGCTGAGGG ctaATAAAGTTGCCACAGGAACTGCGAAAGGTCCAGGCAGTGTAATTCGGGTGTATGGGGATGAgaacagtgacaaagtgactCCAGGTACATACATACCCTACTGCTCCATGGCCCATGCACAGCTCTGCTTCCACGGGCACCGAGACGCAGTGAAGTTTTTTGCTGCAGTTCCAG GCCAGGTGATTTGCTCTTCAGCCAGCTCTGGAAGTGACACTCTTACTGACAAACCAGGTTCTTCTGCCCCAGAGCCGTCCAGCCAGGACAAGCTTGTCAAGTCTGTCCTAGTGCTCAGTGGAGGAGAGGGCTACATTGATTTCAGAATGG GTGACGAAGGATCCGCTGCAGAGGAATCCGACACCACACTGCAGCTCCAGCCCTTTCTGGCCAAAGCAGAACGAAGCCATCTGATCGTGTGGCAGGTCATGCTGAGCGAAGAGTGA